From the Chloroflexota bacterium genome, the window GTCGCGCCGCCGTCTTCACTGGCGAAGATGCCGAGTTCGGTGCCCACGTACAACCAGTCGGGGCTAAACGGCTGAATGACCAGACTGCGCACGGGCAGATCGGGCAAACCGACCGGCGAGTTGCCGCCAGTGATGTCGTTCCAGGTTGAGCCGCCATCGGCGGTGCGCCAGACGTTATCATCACTGAAGCCGCTGAAGGTGACGTAGACTTTGTTGTGGTCGGTCGCGTCAATCGTGATTCGCATGGCAATGCGGTTGGGCAGGCCGGGCGAGTTGGTGTCCACCTGAGTCCAGGTGGGCGAGGCCGCCGTGCCGTTGGCCGTCTTGTAAACGTTGCCGTTGTTGTGGCCGACCCAGATGATGTCTGAGTTGCCGGGAGCGACGGCAATGGCGCTGATGTAACTGCCGGTGGATGATTTGATGGCCGACCACGACGGGCCGACGGTGAATGTGTTGGCCGCCTTGGCGTTGTTCGTCCGCCACAGCGACAGCCCGCCGCCCAGCAGTCGGTTGGCGTTGTTGGGGTCAAGAATGAAAGGCGCGATGAAATTGGCGTCACTGTTGAATGCGTCTTCGATCCGGTAAGGCGGATTCTTCCAGGCCCAGTCAAAACCGTCCCAGTATTGGCCGCTGATGTAGTCCGCCGACGCGCCGCCGTCGCTGCTGCGGTGAATATTCAGATAAACATATTCACCATAAAAGTAGTTGGGATCAACCGGGTCAGCCGCCGACCAGCCGCCATCGCCGCCCTCGGTCGTCCCCCAACTTTGACTGCCCGAGTAGAACAGTGTGCCGTTGTCCTGCGTGCCGCCGATGATGTCACCCGTCGTCGGGTTGCCCGCCGCCCCGTAGAACTGGGTGATGCCCAGGTTGTTGTTCAACTCTGTCCAGCCGGTGGTATCGTCTACGGTGTAAACATTGGCTGTTTTATAGATGCCGCCGTCATTGCCAAAGAACACCGTGGTGTTCGATGTGCCGTTGAAACTTGGGTGTTGGACAATAACGTGATGGTCGGCGTGGGCCGAATAAGGATTGCAGTAGGGCGGGGCGCAATACCAGATGCTGATCTGGCTCAAGGTGGCGCCGCCGTTCGTGCTTCGCCACAGGTCAATGCCGCCGACGATCAGTATGTTGGCGTTCGTCGGATCCACCCACAGGGCATTGTCGTACCAGCCCTGATTGCCAAGATAGCTGTAGCCACTGCTGACTCCGTTATATATTGCGCCGCCGTCAGTGCTCTTCCAGATTTCGCCGCCGTTGCGGTTGACGGAGGCGTATACAATGGAAGGGTTGCTCGGCGCATAAGCAATTTCAACGCGGCCAGGGAAGCCCGACATGCCGGAGAACGTGGCGGCTGACCAGGATGCGCCGCCGTCAATGGAATACCAGGCCTGGCCGCCCGAGCCGCCGGCGACGGCCTTGTTGCTGTTGGAAGGATCGAAGTTTATATCGAACGCCGTTGAAAAAGATGTCAGGCTCCAGTTTGCGCCGTCGTCGGCGCTTCGCCAAATGCCGCTGCCGGTGGCGGCCAGAATCGTGGCCCCGTTCGGCGAGATGGCGAGACGGTTGACGTAGTAGAAGTTGGCGTCGTTGGTATTTGCCAGTTGAGTCCACGTCCCGCCGCCATTGGTCGTTTTGAAGACGCCTGCGCCGCGTATGGCGTCGCCGTTGAAAAAGCCCTCGCCCGTTCCGGCGTAGAGCGTATTCGAGTCGGTCGGGTCAATGATCAGCGCCGAGACGGCCATGTTGGCCATGAAGTCATCCTGAATACTCCACGACACGCCGCCGTCAGTCGTCTTCCAGATGCCGCCGCTCACACTGCCGATCCACATCGTGTTGGGCGTGGTGGGATGAATGACGATGGCCCGGATGCGGCCACCGATGTTGCCCGGCCCGATCCACGTCCACGAGCCGGGCGCGATCCCGGCCTCGGCCGCGCCCACTTCCTGTTCGGCCCGCATCGCGTCCATTTGCGCTTTGGCCGCCAGCAAACCGTCCGGCGGAATAAAACCGTTCTCGTCCTGCAATTGCATATTGCGAAACTCAACGGCCTCGCCCGGATGATCGGGCTTGGGGGTGTTGGCCCGGAAGATGGCCCGGTTGAGCTTGTCTTGTGGCATGGCGCAAATGTTGTCCGGCGTGAGGCCGCGCGCCCGGTGCAGGAGATGCAGAGTCTCCAGCGAGATGCCGCGATAGGCGGCAATTTGGGCTTCGGTCATTGGCTGGCCGTTGCAGGAGAACGTCTCGCCTGCGCCGAATTGCGAGAGGCCAATCATCAAGGCCACCAGCGCCGAAATCAACAGGGCTTGTGGGCGGCTGATCAGTTCAAGGGACGGTTTCTTCACAGGCAACTCCTTTGGCTGGGTCACTTCACTTCAACGGTTAGTTCCAGGCGCTGAGGCATGAGCGGGCAGGGCTGAGGCTGGTTGCAGGTCACAACACTCGTCAGCACGATCAACCCCTGACCGGCGGCAACGGCTTTGAAGCGCCAGCCGGCCTCGGTTGGCGTTGGCGATTCAAACAGGTCGGGGTCAAACTCCACTTGCCATTCAGAAGACGGATCGGGTGACGAGATGACGAAACTCTGGCCCAGTCGAATCGTGATCGGTTGATTGAATTGATCCGGCCTGACGATGACATCCGGCGACGGGGTAGCGGCCACTGAAGTGGGGGGCGGGGGAGGCGGCGTCACCGTTGGCAAAGGGGCGGGCGTGGAGGCCGCCGGTTGGCAGGCGGCGGCCAGCCATCCACTCAAAACGGCGATTAGCAGAGAAAAGTGACGTGGCCGATTCAACTGCATATCCAAAAAAACGAAACGGGCTTGACATTGCCAGGCCCGTTGAAAACGTCAGATAAACAAGTTATCTGCGGCAACCTGGCGATCATAGCTGTGTAGCCGCCTTCGGTTCGGCCACAACTTTAGACCCATAGTTTTGCGCCCCCGGCTTTTGCCGGGTTTGCCTTTCACATTCAATTGGTAAACAAACTGCCCAGACTTTACTGCAAAATTGCGGGCGCTGTCAATCGCCGTTTCGTCTGGGGTGCCGAGACGCGCCCGGCAAAAACTACGGCACGCGGAAGCTCCGACTGCTCGACCAGTTGCTCAAGTGGCCTTCGGCGTTGACGGCGCGGACGCGCCAGTAGTAAGTGCCGGTGGTGAGCGCCGCCTCGACTGTGTACTGCGAAACCGCCGTTCGCCCGCCTCGCCCACGACCGAGCGTGGTGGTGAAGTACGGGTCGGTGGAGAGTTGCACTTCGTAGTGATCCACGTTGGGCGCGGAGTCGCTCCAGTCCAAAGTCGGCTGGCCGCTTGCCACCATCACGTTGTGGGCCGGTGTGAGCAGGGTTGGCACGCCCGGCGGGTTGGGGGTGTCGAAGTGGCGCACGCGTGACCAGGCGCTTGGCCCGTTTGCGCCAAGCGTCCTCACCCGCCAGAACAATAGCGTTCCCTTTGGCAAATCAGCCGTTGGCACGTAAGCCGAAGACGAGACGTTCATGTTCAGCACCAGCGCGGCAAAGTTCTGGTTGACGGCAACTTGCAGGTTGTACGAGGATGCGCCGCTGACATTACCCCAATCGAAGAGCGGGCGCAGGCTGATGGCCTGTTGAACGTTGCCGGGAGACGACAATAGCGGCGGCGCAAGCGCCGTGCGAAAGGCGCGGGCCGCCGACCAGGCGCTGGACTGCCCTGAGTTGCCGAAGACTCGGACGCGCCAGTAATAGCGCGTATTTGGATTCAAGGGCGCCGCAGGAATGAAGTGAGAAGAGGCAATGGTTTGATTCGCTGCCGGACTAACAAAGGCGTTGTCAACGGCGATCTGTATTTGATAGCGATCCGGAGCCGGGACCGAGTCGCTCCAATCGAAGGTGGGCGTGTACTGAGTCAACAAAGCGCCCTCTGCCGGGGAAATAAGGGATGGGACGGGGAGGGGGTCGTTGTCTAAAATAGTGATTGTGGCCGGGTTGAGCGATCCCAGCGAGGCATTGGCCGGCGCGCTGAGCGTGACGATGAACGTTTCGTTGCCCTCGTAAACCGAGTCATCTTTAATTGGCACTGTGAAGCTCTGGCGGGTCTCGTTGGGAAGAAAGGTGAGCGTGCCTTTGGTTGGCAGGTAATCCGCCCCAATTTTTGCCGTGCCGTTGCTGGCGTCGTAGTTCACGCGGATGGTTTGGCCGGGGGCCTCGGACAAAACGGCGGTGACAGTGAGATCGCCCGCGCCTTCGTCAACGCTGTAAGCTGGACTGTCAAATTGCGCGTTGACGCCGATCAAGAACTCATTGTTGGCCGCGTTCCAATGAGTGGCCAGGTAACTGTTCGCCGGCGGATTGGTGTTGAAGTAGTCATCGTGGTTGCAGTCGGCGATCCGGTCGTGGCTCGAATTTTGGCAGATGATTTGCATGGATGGAAAAAAAGGCTCGTCCGAATAACACATCAGGTCGTACTCATCCACACAGTGGCCGCCGCCGCTGGTGTGGGGGGCCGAAAGTTGCACCCCACCCAGGTTGTGCATCAACTCGTGGGCCGCTATTCCGCCTCCCCAGCATCCAACGTAAGTGGCCGCATAATCGGGGCCATTGTTGTTCAGGTTGGCGGCGCCGGGTTGCTCGTCCAGGTCCATAGTGGCCCAGCCGCAAAGGATATTCGAGTCGACGAAAATCATATACTTCCGATCAGCTCTGTTGTAGCCTAGAGCTTGAAGCTCGTTGACAGTGTTGGCAAAGGTGTCATCGCCTGCCGGGGAAAGTTGAACGTTTGGAATGATCAGGTTGCAGTTCGCATCGTGAACAAACCGGATGCGCCTGACGCCGCCCGTCTCTGCCGCGCTGTTCTGATAGATAGCGTCTGCTTCTGCCGCCCACTGATGGAAAGAAGAGAGATAGGTGTTGTAACGGTCGGGGCGATCCGAAGCGCGAACGTACATCACCTGGGTGCGTTTGCCGCTGACGCCCTCGCCTTCACACTGAATGCTCGCCGCGCTGACAAGATCGGCGATGGGCGACATGCTGACCGCAATGTCCACGCCGGGCGGGGCCGGATCAGGTCCATGCGTGCAATAATTTGTCCCTGCGATTTGGAAGGCTCCGGCGCAAGGCCCGTCGGTGGCCCATTCCAGACCGTCATGGATGACGTTGTGTTGTGGCTGGTTGGTGGGAAGGGGCGTTGCGCTTTGCGCTTGGGCCACAACCGTCTGGCGTCCGCCTAAATTTGAGAGAAGCAAATATAGCGTTATGGCCGCAACCAGAAACCTGGCGGGTTGTTGATAATGATGCGAGTTGTGCATGGTTTTACTGCTTCGGATTTTATACTCCTTTTGAGCAGTTGAAAACAAAACCGCCCTCCTGCGAAATATAAGAGGGCGGTGCTGGTGTTGGCTCAGGCCGCAAACTTATGGCACCCGGAAGCTCCGACTGCTCGACCAGTTGCTGAACTGCCCCTGGGCGTTGACGGCTCGCACGCGCCAGTGGTAAGTGCCGGATGGCAAGGCCACTTCGGGCGTGTACATCGAAGCAGAAGTTCTGCCGCCTCGCCCACGACCGAGCACGGTGGCGAATGTCTCGCTCGTGGAGAGTTGTACTTCGTAGTGATCCGCGCCGGGCGACGAGTCGCTCCAGTCCAGAGTCGGCTGTGTTGACGTGGCGGCATTGTTGGCGGGTGAGAGCAGGGTGGGCACGCCTGGCGGGCTGGGGGTGTCGAAGTGGCGAACGCGGGACCAGGCGCTCGGCCCGTTCGGGCCGTTGGCTCGGACGCGCCAGAAGAGAGTTGCGCCTTTCGGTAAGTCGCTAGCTGGCACATGAGCCGACGGTGTAACGTTGAGGTTTAGCGCCAACGTATTGAAATTCTGATCTGTAGAGACTTGAATACTGTATGACGTAGTGCCAGTTGTGGGTGTCCAGTCAAAGACGGGCCGCAGAAGTGGTGTAGTACCGAAATTGCTTGTGGGGAATGACTCTGGCGGTAGCATTGCAGCGTGGAACAATCGAGCAGGTGACCATGCCCCAAACTGACCAACACTGTTGACGGACCGAGCACGCCAGTAATAGGCGGTGTCGGGATTAATAGGATCGTTCAGTGTATAACTTGAATCAGCAACCGTTTCGTCTCGTACCATTGAAAGGAAAGCACTGTCTGTGGCAATTTGTATCTGGTAATGATCAGGTGGCGGAGTCACATCATTCCAATCAAGAGTGGGCGTGTAGATTGTGACAACGCCATTATGAGCAGGCAAAGCAAGGCTTGGAACCTTGAGAGGAATGCTGAAGTCTACAACCGCAATTGATTCATCGTGGATTGTTATTCTAGCTGGATTGGGCGAACCAGATGCGTCGCCATTCCAGCCTGCAAACGCGTAGCCTGTGTCTGCGGCGGCAGTCAGAGCAACGGTAGTGCCTGCGGCATACTGTGAGCCACTATTGCAATTCGGGGGCGGGTTAGCTGTAATCGTGCCGCCGATCGGCGGGTTTGCGGCCAGAGCTAGCGTGTAACAATGAGCGGCAAAGTTTTGGAAGTTGTAAGCCGCCGTCGTCCACAGATTCTGGGCTTGCCAGATGGTAGGAACACCTGCATTTTGTTGATCGGCAATGGTTAAATTGGTCAACTTGTAAGGGCCATTCTTGCCGCTTTGTCCGATTTCGTCGCCGCTAAAAGGTAGAGTTATAAAGCTGTTCCCAAGGGGCAAAGTAGTAGAGGTAACGCTGTGCGCTACCACAGTTGTGCCAGAGACCAGATCCGCCGACAGCAAATAACTACCTGCTTGAAGCGCATTAAGGCCAACGCCTACATCCAGCCTTTCATATTTATCGTTGCCATCAGCATTAACAGGGCTGTCCGAATACGAGCCGACCAATTGCACAGTTTGCGGCGCAACGGCGATCAGGCTATCCACTTGCCGGGCATAAGCAGTGCCGGCATCACTCCCTTCAGCGATAACGCTGAGGCCAAGATAGCCAGGAATATTGGGGATGGTATATGCGCCCTTATAAACGCCATTGCCCTGGCCACTTAAGGTGATTGTGTCGGCGAAGACACCCGGACGGAAAATTTTGGCGGTTGCGGTAGCGCCGTTGAGGCCTAAATTACCGTTTTTTAAAGTAGCTGTGATGGTGGCGGTTTCTCCAACTGAGTACACTAGCTTGTCTACGGTTACATCTAAGACACGAGGTGATACTACTAAGGAACTAATAGCATAATCTGTTCCGCTTGTTCCAACATCTCCGCTGGCAATCTTTAGAATATAAATGCCAGGACTGCTTGCGTTGATATTATATGTAGCAAATAGTTGCGAAGGGCCAATAGTGTTTTCCATATACTGAACTTCGTTTGGATGAGCGGCGACGTAAACCGGATCAATAATTGTGCCTGAGGGGCTTTCCAGGGTGAAATTGATATTACCGGCGTCCCAAACTAGAGTGAATTCGCTATGCTCATTACTGTCAACGGGTGCAAGGCGAGTTACTAATTGCCCACTTGATATATGACCTGAGATGACAGGAATCTGAGATTTGGGATTAGACGTAGCTTGGGCCTCTGCTAATCCTGAGGTAACTACTGGGCAATTCCCATTTTTCTTTCCTAATATTTGCTGTATGCATTTGTAGGTGTCTGTTAATGTGGAATTGTCCCGTAAAGACTGATTGAAATAGCTTGGGAACCAGTCGCGAAGTCCAACAACTACTGTGTAACATTTATCAGTAAGTGGAATGCAAATATTCTTTTCGCCTACTTCTGCACTTGAATGACTCGCTCTTATTTTGTGCGTCATTACATTTGATCCCTTCTGTATAGCAGGGATTGGCGGTAGAATGCCCATATAGAGGTTGCCTATGGCGCTTTGGGCACCAACTGCGCCATCATGAGGTCCTTCTGTCAGGTAAAGGCCAATAGTTTCTATCGGGTTAGAATTCCCAGCGATGAAATTGTATTGAACGAAAAGATCGCGAAATTTGTAAGTGTCATTAAATTCAAAAATTGAAAAAATCCCGAATTCACAGGCTGCATCCTGCTTGGTTCCTGCGGTACAGTAAAACTCCCCAAATGGAGTTCCAGCATGCGGTGCACCTAGAGTGATCAATCGAGAAACGACGAAAGGATCTCTTGGGTAAAGTTCAAAGCTTTCAATGTAAGCTCGGCTTACCAGGCCCCCCATGCTGTGAGCAATCAAAGTAAACTCATCAACTCCAAAATTGTTGTGAATAAATGTTAGTTGGTTCTGTAAGCATACTGCGTTTATGCTAATAAAAGGTGTCCAGTTGTGTCCAGTTGATACATGGGCAATCCAGACATCGTATCCATCTGCACGGAGAAAATCGGGAAATGCTCCAAAGTCGTTTCTGATAGTGCCGTACTGATTATCTGATGGCCAATTTTGATCTCCTAGGTTGTTGTCCGTAACTCTGTATGGTTCGTAGTAAGTGCCGTCACCTCGTAGACAGCGATCATAATTGTCGGGGCTTATCTTTAAGTGACCATGCCACCCATGCACTAACACTACAACGGGTCTAAGCACAGTAAAGTTCTGCTCTCCTTGATCTGGCGGTACGTTAATCGTAAGCGACGGGTCCGAAAAGGAAAGACCTTCCTTATTCGGCGTAATTGTGTACGTGCCTGCCGGCAGACCCTTGAAAGCATAGTAACCGTTACTATCTGTAATGGCAGTATGCCTATGACCGTCTGTGAGGATGACTCCAGAAAGGTGAGGGTTATTAGGATCCGTTACACGACCAGAGATAGAATAGGTTTCGATTGATCCCAGCGCATTAATAATCGCCTCTGCAACATCATCGCCTGTGCTACCAGTATTCTGCGTGCTGCCTCCAGTGATAGATGCTAAATAATCAACTTCCGGGATCACGCCTGCGCCACCGGGCACTAGCCCAATAACGATTGCCTGATTTTCCAAGAGGTCGTTAACTACTGTATTGACATTAGGTCCCGGATAGCCGAACGTGTCTATAGGGTCATGGAATGGAGCATCTGTAGCTAACAAGATGATGCGTAGGACTCCTGCTCTGAAACTAAGTTGTTGACCAATTGGGGTGTCACCAGAGTCCAGGCAATCTCCATCGCCATTGCTATCGATGCAAGGATGGGATGGCGTCATAAGGTAATGCAAAGCCGCGTACTGGCTTTCTGGCCAATCTGAGCCGCCACCAGCAGTAAGAGCATTTACTCCTGAAACAAATGCAGTTCGAGAATTGGTTAAGTTGGCTCGTCGTCGGTACACCCAGTCATCAGGCCCTCCCCAAAAATAAGGGTAATATCCGTAGTCTCGAAAGCCAGCTACTCCCATTCTGAACCCGGCAATACCAATGTCAACAACACTGTCCCATATTTGAGGAGCGAGCCTCTTAAGGGTATCAACATCATCCCACATACTACCGGTTTCGTCTTGCAATAGAGCAATCTCAAGAGGGACTGTAAGGGCGACGGGAGCAAACTCAGTCGTGACTTGCAGTAAGCCCCCACCCGGAGTACCAAAATCAGCTATTTCAATGTAATAGCTTTTGTTGGCCAGCACAGCGAATTCAATTTGAGACTGGAGTGTTCCGGAAAAGTCATCATTGCATGCTTTGCTCTTGAGAGCGCCACGTATGCCGCTGAAGGCAGCCGCGACTGTGTCATAGTTGCTTCCAAAGGTGTTGACGCGAATATGGCCTGGAACGGGAGCCAAAATCCGATACCAAACTGTATTAGAGTTTTTTCCATAACCGCAACCCATAATTGGGTCATCAGAGGCAACTGTTGCACCTGTGGTGTCGAGTAGAAATGCAGATGGAAAATCTGAGATAACAATGGCCGAGTTGAAGTTGTCGTTTGGTGGAATAGCCAATGCGCCAACTTCTGGTGTAGGCCGATTCTCAAGTTCGGCTTTGTCGGGGGCCAGGGTTGGGGTAGCCGTAGGCTCAGATGGGGTGGGTGTCGCTTGAGGGTCGTCCGTTGGCTGGATATCTATTGGATTGGTTGCAATATCAGTGCTAGTAGCCTGATCTTCGGCCTGAGCCGCTGGCGCATTGTTAAGCCCAAAACTGGATAACATAAGGCTAAATAACACAATCAGCGAAAATACTTTGCCAAATTGTTGATAGTATGAGCGATTCATGTGCGTCCCTCCGACGATGGGCTGCTAGTTTTCGGTTACGGAAGAAAGGAAATTCCCCGAATACTTTATACTCCTTTTTGCCAGCCCGTGTAAATAGACGAATGCCTGACTTTCATAGGCAAATGTACTGAATTGTCACGAGACAAGTGTTCATTACAACGGATTCGTGGAATTGAACGGACCCGATCCGTTAAATTCGCCGCATCCGTTGTTCTCCCTCCTCCTCATGCT encodes:
- a CDS encoding carboxypeptidase regulatory-like domain-containing protein; translation: MNRSYYQQFGKVFSLIVLFSLMLSSFGLNNAPAAQAEDQATSTDIATNPIDIQPTDDPQATPTPSEPTATPTLAPDKAELENRPTPEVGALAIPPNDNFNSAIVISDFPSAFLLDTTGATVASDDPIMGCGYGKNSNTVWYRILAPVPGHIRVNTFGSNYDTVAAAFSGIRGALKSKACNDDFSGTLQSQIEFAVLANKSYYIEIADFGTPGGGLLQVTTEFAPVALTVPLEIALLQDETGSMWDDVDTLKRLAPQIWDSVVDIGIAGFRMGVAGFRDYGYYPYFWGGPDDWVYRRRANLTNSRTAFVSGVNALTAGGGSDWPESQYAALHYLMTPSHPCIDSNGDGDCLDSGDTPIGQQLSFRAGVLRIILLATDAPFHDPIDTFGYPGPNVNTVVNDLLENQAIVIGLVPGGAGVIPEVDYLASITGGSTQNTGSTGDDVAEAIINALGSIETYSISGRVTDPNNPHLSGVILTDGHRHTAITDSNGYYAFKGLPAGTYTITPNKEGLSFSDPSLTINVPPDQGEQNFTVLRPVVVLVHGWHGHLKISPDNYDRCLRGDGTYYEPYRVTDNNLGDQNWPSDNQYGTIRNDFGAFPDFLRADGYDVWIAHVSTGHNWTPFISINAVCLQNQLTFIHNNFGVDEFTLIAHSMGGLVSRAYIESFELYPRDPFVVSRLITLGAPHAGTPFGEFYCTAGTKQDAACEFGIFSIFEFNDTYKFRDLFVQYNFIAGNSNPIETIGLYLTEGPHDGAVGAQSAIGNLYMGILPPIPAIQKGSNVMTHKIRASHSSAEVGEKNICIPLTDKCYTVVVGLRDWFPSYFNQSLRDNSTLTDTYKCIQQILGKKNGNCPVVTSGLAEAQATSNPKSQIPVISGHISSGQLVTRLAPVDSNEHSEFTLVWDAGNINFTLESPSGTIIDPVYVAAHPNEVQYMENTIGPSQLFATYNINASSPGIYILKIASGDVGTSGTDYAISSLVVSPRVLDVTVDKLVYSVGETATITATLKNGNLGLNGATATAKIFRPGVFADTITLSGQGNGVYKGAYTIPNIPGYLGLSVIAEGSDAGTAYARQVDSLIAVAPQTVQLVGSYSDSPVNADGNDKYERLDVGVGLNALQAGSYLLSADLVSGTTVVAHSVTSTTLPLGNSFITLPFSGDEIGQSGKNGPYKLTNLTIADQQNAGVPTIWQAQNLWTTAAYNFQNFAAHCYTLALAANPPIGGTITANPPPNCNSGSQYAAGTTVALTAAADTGYAFAGWNGDASGSPNPARITIHDESIAVVDFSIPLKVPSLALPAHNGVVTIYTPTLDWNDVTPPPDHYQIQIATDSAFLSMVRDETVADSSYTLNDPINPDTAYYWRARSVNSVGQFGAWSPARLFHAAMLPPESFPTSNFGTTPLLRPVFDWTPTTGTTSYSIQVSTDQNFNTLALNLNVTPSAHVPASDLPKGATLFWRVRANGPNGPSAWSRVRHFDTPSPPGVPTLLSPANNAATSTQPTLDWSDSSPGADHYEVQLSTSETFATVLGRGRGGRTSASMYTPEVALPSGTYHWRVRAVNAQGQFSNWSSSRSFRVP